A single genomic interval of Streptomyces sp. 1222.5 harbors:
- a CDS encoding RNA helicase — protein sequence MTLIDQLPPTADPDALYEAFESWAQERGLTLYPHQEEALIEAVSGANVIVSTPTGSGKSMIAAGAHFAALARDEVTFYTAPIKALVSEKFFELCKLFGTENVGMLTGDASVNADAPVICCTAEVLASIALRDGKNADVGQVVMDEFHFYAEGDRGWAWQIPLLELPQAQFILMSATLGDVSFFEKDLARRTGRPTSVVRSATRPVPLSYEYKLTPLTETLTDLLETKQAPVYIVHFTQAQAVERAQALMSINMCSREEKDQIAELIGNFRFTTKFGRNLSRYVRHGIGVHHAGMLPKYRRLVEKLAQAGLLKVICGTDTLGVGVNVPIRTVLFTALTKYDGSRVRTLRAREFHQIAGRAGRAGFDTAGLVVAQAPEHVIENEKALAKAGDDPKKRRKVVRKKAPEGFVAWTENTFQKLIDSEPEPLTSRFRVTHTMLLSVIARPGNAFEAMRHLLEDNHEPRRQQLRHIRRAIAIYRSLLDGGIVEKLDKPDAEGRIVRLTVDLQQDFALNQPLSTFALASFELLDPESPSYALDMVSVVESTLDDPRQILVAQQNKARGEAVAAMKADGVEYEERMERLQDVSYPKPLEELLFHAYNTYRKSHPWVGDHPLSPKSVIRDMYERAMSFTELVSFYELARTEGIVLRYLASAYKTLDHTIPDDLKSEDLQDLIEWLGEMVRQVDSSLLDEWEQLANPEEMTAEEAREKADEVKPVTTNARAFRVLVRNALFRRVELAALDQVDQLGEMDAESGWDADAWGEAMDKYWDEYDDLGTGPDARGPKLLVIKEEPENGLWRVRQIFDDPNDDHDWGISAEVDLTASDAEGRAIIRVTDVGQL from the coding sequence GTGACCCTCATCGATCAGCTGCCGCCGACCGCCGACCCCGACGCCCTCTACGAAGCCTTCGAGTCGTGGGCGCAGGAGCGGGGCCTCACGCTCTACCCCCATCAGGAGGAGGCGCTGATCGAGGCGGTCTCCGGGGCGAACGTGATCGTCTCGACGCCTACGGGCTCCGGCAAGAGCATGATCGCGGCGGGCGCGCACTTCGCCGCGCTGGCCCGGGACGAGGTCACCTTCTACACGGCGCCGATCAAGGCGCTGGTGTCGGAGAAGTTCTTCGAGCTGTGCAAGCTCTTCGGCACCGAGAACGTCGGCATGCTGACCGGCGACGCCTCCGTGAACGCCGACGCACCGGTGATCTGCTGCACCGCCGAGGTGCTGGCGTCGATCGCGCTGCGTGACGGCAAGAACGCGGACGTCGGCCAGGTCGTGATGGACGAGTTCCATTTCTACGCGGAGGGCGACCGCGGCTGGGCCTGGCAGATCCCGCTGCTGGAACTCCCCCAGGCACAGTTCATCCTGATGTCGGCCACTTTGGGCGATGTGTCGTTCTTCGAGAAGGACCTCGCCCGCCGCACCGGACGCCCTACCTCCGTGGTCCGTTCCGCGACCCGCCCGGTGCCCCTGTCCTACGAGTACAAGCTGACCCCGCTCACCGAGACGCTCACCGACCTGCTGGAGACCAAGCAGGCCCCGGTGTACATCGTGCACTTCACCCAGGCGCAGGCCGTGGAGCGGGCCCAGGCACTCATGAGCATCAACATGTGCTCGCGCGAGGAGAAGGACCAGATCGCCGAGCTGATCGGCAACTTCCGCTTCACCACCAAGTTCGGCCGCAACCTCTCCCGTTACGTCCGGCACGGCATCGGTGTGCACCACGCCGGCATGCTGCCCAAGTACCGGCGACTGGTGGAGAAGCTCGCCCAGGCCGGTCTGCTGAAGGTGATCTGCGGTACGGACACGCTCGGCGTGGGGGTCAACGTGCCCATCCGTACGGTGCTGTTCACCGCCCTGACCAAGTACGACGGCAGCCGTGTGCGCACGCTGCGGGCGCGGGAGTTCCACCAGATCGCCGGCCGGGCCGGCCGGGCCGGCTTCGACACCGCCGGGCTCGTCGTGGCGCAGGCGCCCGAGCACGTCATCGAGAACGAGAAGGCACTGGCGAAGGCCGGCGACGACCCGAAGAAGCGCCGCAAGGTGGTGCGCAAGAAGGCGCCGGAGGGATTCGTCGCCTGGACGGAGAACACCTTCCAGAAGCTGATCGATTCGGAACCCGAGCCGCTGACCTCGCGGTTCCGGGTGACGCACACGATGCTGCTGTCGGTGATCGCCCGGCCGGGCAACGCCTTCGAGGCGATGCGCCACCTCCTCGAGGACAACCACGAGCCGCGCAGGCAGCAGCTCCGGCACATCCGGCGGGCGATCGCGATCTACCGTTCGCTGCTCGACGGCGGCATCGTGGAGAAGCTCGACAAGCCCGACGCCGAGGGCCGCATCGTCCGGCTCACCGTCGACCTCCAGCAGGACTTCGCGCTCAACCAGCCGCTGTCCACGTTCGCTCTCGCCTCGTTCGAACTCCTCGACCCCGAATCGCCTTCGTACGCCCTCGACATGGTGTCCGTGGTGGAGTCCACCCTGGACGACCCGAGGCAGATCCTCGTCGCGCAGCAGAACAAGGCGCGCGGCGAGGCCGTGGCCGCGATGAAGGCGGACGGCGTCGAGTACGAGGAGCGCATGGAGCGCCTGCAGGACGTCTCGTACCCGAAGCCCCTGGAAGAGCTGCTCTTCCACGCGTACAACACCTACCGCAAGAGCCATCCGTGGGTCGGTGACCACCCGCTCTCGCCGAAGTCGGTGATCCGGGACATGTACGAGCGGGCGATGTCCTTCACCGAGCTGGTGTCCTTCTACGAGCTGGCCCGCACCGAGGGCATCGTGCTGCGTTACCTCGCCAGTGCCTACAAGACCCTCGACCACACCATCCCGGACGACCTCAAGTCCGAGGACCTGCAGGATCTGATCGAGTGGCTGGGCGAGATGGTTCGCCAGGTGGACTCCAGCCTGCTGGACGAGTGGGAGCAGCTGGCGAACCCGGAGGAGATGACCGCCGAGGAGGCCCGGGAGAAGGCCGACGAGGTCAAGCCGGTCACCACCAACGCGCGTGCCTTCCGGGTCCTGGTCCGCAACGCCCTGTTCCGCCGCGTGGAGCTGGCCGCCCTCGACCAGGTCGACCAGCTCGGCGAGATGGACGCCGAGTCCGGCTGGGACGCCGACGCGTGGGGCGAGGCGATGGACAAGTACTGGGACGAGTACGACGACCTCGGCACCGGCCCCGACGCCCGCGGCCCCAAGCTGCTGGTCATCAAGGAGGAGCCGGAGAACGGGCTCTGGCGCGTCCGTCAGATCTTCGACGACCCGAACGACGATCACGACTGGGGCATCAGCGCGGAGGTCGACCTCACCGCCTCGGACGCCGAGGGCCGCGCGATCATCCGCGTCACCGATGTCGGCCAGCTGTGA
- a CDS encoding metal-dependent hydrolase: protein MMGPAHSLSGAAAWLGVGAAAAAAGHPMPWPVLLCGALICAGAALAPDLDHKAATISRAFGPISRWICEIVDKLSYAVYKSTRKQGDPRRSGGHRTLTHTWLWAVLIGAGCSGAAISGGRWAVLAILFVHMVLAIEGLLWRAARGSSSDVLVWLLAATSAWILAGILDKPGNGSDWLFTAPGQEYLWLGLPIVLGALVHDIGDALTVSGCPILWPIPIGRKRWYPLGPPKPMRFRAGSWVELKVLMPVFMLLGGVGCAAALNVI from the coding sequence ATGATGGGACCAGCACACTCACTGTCGGGGGCCGCGGCCTGGCTCGGCGTCGGGGCGGCCGCCGCGGCGGCCGGTCATCCGATGCCCTGGCCGGTCCTCCTCTGTGGGGCCCTGATCTGCGCCGGAGCCGCCCTCGCCCCGGACCTGGACCACAAGGCCGCCACCATCTCCCGTGCCTTCGGGCCGATCTCCCGGTGGATCTGCGAGATCGTGGACAAGCTGTCCTACGCCGTCTACAAGTCGACGAGGAAGCAGGGCGACCCGCGCCGCTCCGGAGGCCACCGCACACTGACCCACACCTGGCTGTGGGCGGTCCTGATCGGCGCCGGCTGCTCCGGGGCCGCGATCTCGGGCGGCCGCTGGGCGGTGCTGGCGATCCTGTTCGTGCACATGGTGCTGGCCATCGAGGGCCTGCTGTGGCGGGCGGCGCGCGGCTCCAGCAGCGATGTCCTGGTCTGGCTGCTGGCGGCGACCAGTGCGTGGATCCTCGCGGGAATACTGGACAAGCCGGGCAACGGTTCGGACTGGCTGTTCACCGCGCCCGGACAGGAGTACCTGTGGCTGGGCCTGCCGATCGTGCTGGGCGCCCTGGTGCACGACATCGGGGACGCGCTGACCGTGTCCGGCTGCCCGATCCTGTGGCCGATCCCGATCGGCCGCAAGCGCTGGTACCCGCTGGGACCACCGAAGCCGATGCGGTTCCGGGCGGGCAGCTGGGTCGAGCTGAAGGTGCTGATGCCGGTGTTCATGCTGCTCGGCGGGGTGGGCTGCGCTGCGGCCCTCAACGTGATCTGA
- a CDS encoding DUF742 domain-containing protein, which produces MTETPTGGPWEPGSQWYDGEAGPLVRPYAMTGGRTQPGPTGVRFDLIALVTLDPAGPEPDDTALGPEHRTLIDLCRPETQSVAELAADADLPVGVVRVLLGDLLELGCVTVSRPVPPAHLPDERILREVIEGLRAL; this is translated from the coding sequence ATGACCGAGACCCCGACCGGCGGCCCGTGGGAGCCGGGCAGCCAGTGGTACGACGGTGAGGCGGGCCCACTGGTGCGCCCGTACGCCATGACGGGCGGCCGGACCCAACCGGGCCCCACCGGCGTCCGCTTCGACCTGATCGCGCTCGTCACCCTCGACCCCGCCGGACCGGAGCCCGACGACACCGCGCTCGGCCCTGAACACCGGACCCTGATCGACCTGTGCCGCCCGGAGACCCAGTCCGTGGCCGAACTCGCCGCCGACGCCGACCTTCCCGTCGGCGTGGTCCGGGTGCTCCTCGGTGACCTCCTCGAACTCGGCTGCGTGACCGTCAGCCGCCCCGTACCCCCGGCACATCTGCCCGACGAACGGATCCTGCGCGAGGTCATCGAGGGGTTGCGAGCGCTGTAG
- a CDS encoding ABC transporter ATP-binding protein: protein MIGVAPPAYDPAAPTTATTLPVGAAATVRAYVTELFRRHRRAFLLLIVVNTVAVIASMVGPYLLGGLVERVSDDARNLHLGLTVGLFALALGVQAVFVRQVRLRGAMLGERMLADLREDFLVRSVGLPPGVLERAGTGDLLSRITTDIDRLANAMREAVPQLAIGAVWALLLLGGLVVTAPPLAAAVLVAVPVLVAGCRWYFKRAPSGYRSEAAGYAAVAAALAETVDAGHTVEAHRLGDRRVALSERRIKEWTAWERYTLWLRSVLFPVINAVHVLVLGSVLMVGGVFVLRGWIGVGQLTTGALVAQMLVDPVNLILRWYDEVQVAQVSLARLVGVRDVEPDAGDASLAPTGRDVHADRVHFGYREGVDVLRKVSLAVAPGTRLALVGPSGAGKSTLGRLLAGIYAPRDGRVTLGGAELSRMPAERVRSHVALVNQEHHVFVGSLRDNLLLARTDATDAGLWAALGAVDADAWSRALDEGLDTEVGSGGLALTPAQAQQIALARLVLADPHTLVLDEATSLLDPRAARHLERSLARVLDGRTVVAIAHRLHTAHDADVIAVVENGRISELGSHEELVTADGAYAALWRSWHG, encoded by the coding sequence ATGATCGGCGTTGCGCCGCCGGCGTACGACCCGGCGGCCCCGACGACCGCCACCACCCTGCCCGTCGGCGCGGCTGCGACCGTACGCGCCTACGTCACCGAGCTGTTCCGCAGGCACCGCCGGGCCTTCCTGCTGCTGATCGTCGTGAACACCGTCGCGGTGATCGCCTCCATGGTGGGCCCCTACCTGCTGGGCGGCCTGGTCGAGCGGGTGTCGGACGACGCCCGAAACCTGCATCTGGGGCTCACCGTCGGACTGTTCGCGCTCGCGCTGGGCGTGCAGGCCGTGTTCGTGCGCCAGGTGCGGCTGCGGGGCGCGATGCTCGGCGAGCGGATGCTTGCCGACCTGCGCGAGGACTTCCTCGTCCGGTCGGTCGGGCTGCCGCCGGGCGTGCTGGAACGGGCGGGCACGGGCGATCTGCTCTCCCGCATCACCACCGACATCGACCGGCTGGCCAACGCCATGCGCGAGGCCGTGCCGCAGCTGGCCATTGGTGCCGTGTGGGCCCTGCTGCTGCTCGGCGGGCTCGTCGTGACGGCACCGCCGCTGGCGGCCGCCGTCCTGGTCGCCGTCCCGGTGCTCGTGGCCGGCTGCCGCTGGTACTTCAAGCGGGCGCCCTCCGGTTACCGCTCCGAGGCCGCCGGGTACGCCGCCGTCGCCGCCGCGCTCGCCGAGACCGTCGACGCGGGCCACACTGTCGAGGCGCACCGCCTCGGCGACCGCCGGGTCGCGCTGTCCGAACGGCGGATCAAGGAATGGACGGCCTGGGAGCGGTACACCCTGTGGCTGCGGTCCGTGCTCTTCCCGGTGATCAACGCCGTCCACGTCCTCGTGCTCGGCTCGGTCCTGATGGTCGGCGGTGTGTTCGTCCTGCGGGGCTGGATCGGGGTGGGCCAGCTGACGACGGGCGCGCTCGTCGCCCAGATGCTCGTCGACCCGGTGAACCTGATCCTGCGCTGGTACGACGAGGTGCAGGTGGCACAGGTGTCGCTGGCCCGGCTGGTCGGCGTGCGGGACGTCGAGCCGGACGCCGGGGACGCCTCGCTGGCCCCGACCGGGCGGGACGTGCACGCCGACCGGGTGCACTTCGGCTACCGCGAGGGCGTCGACGTGCTCCGCAAGGTCTCCCTGGCGGTCGCGCCGGGCACCCGGCTGGCCCTCGTCGGACCCTCCGGCGCCGGCAAGTCCACCCTGGGCAGGCTGCTCGCCGGGATCTACGCGCCCCGGGACGGCCGGGTCACCCTGGGCGGCGCCGAGCTGTCCCGCATGCCGGCCGAACGCGTCCGCTCGCACGTCGCCCTGGTCAACCAGGAACACCACGTGTTCGTGGGCTCCCTGCGCGACAACCTCCTGCTGGCCCGCACCGACGCCACGGACGCCGGGCTGTGGGCGGCCCTGGGCGCGGTCGACGCGGACGCCTGGAGCCGGGCCCTGGACGAAGGGCTGGACACGGAGGTCGGCTCCGGCGGCCTGGCGCTCACCCCGGCGCAGGCCCAGCAGATCGCGCTGGCCCGGCTCGTCCTGGCGGACCCGCACACGCTGGTCCTGGACGAGGCGACCTCGCTGCTCGACCCGCGGGCGGCACGCCATCTGGAACGCTCGCTGGCACGGGTGCTGGACGGCCGCACCGTGGTCGCCATCGCTCACCGTCTGCACACCGCCCATGACGCCGACGTGATCGCCGTGGTGGAGAACGGCCGCATCAGCGAGCTGGGCAGCCACGAGGAGCTGGTGACGGCGGACGGCGCCTACGCGGCCCTGTGGCGGTCCTGGCACGGGTGA
- a CDS encoding ATP/GTP-binding protein, whose amino-acid sequence MVSEHSDTVDDTSALALKILVAGGFGVGKTTLVGAVSEIRPLRTEELLSEAGQLVDDTDGVDKKVTTTVAMDFGRITIRSGLSLYLFGTPGQDRFWFLWDELSQGALGAVVLADTRRLEDCFPAVDYFEHRHIPFVVAVNCFAGARGYGAHDVSRALDLDRGTPVVLCDARDRDSGKEVLIRLVEYAGRMHTARLLDSVR is encoded by the coding sequence ATGGTCTCCGAGCACTCCGACACCGTCGACGACACCTCCGCCCTGGCGCTGAAGATCCTGGTCGCCGGCGGATTCGGGGTCGGCAAGACCACCCTGGTCGGCGCCGTCAGCGAGATCCGGCCGCTGCGCACCGAGGAACTGCTCAGCGAGGCCGGTCAACTCGTGGACGACACCGACGGTGTGGACAAGAAGGTCACCACGACCGTCGCCATGGACTTCGGGCGCATCACCATCCGCTCGGGCCTGTCGCTGTACCTCTTCGGCACACCGGGGCAGGACCGCTTCTGGTTCCTGTGGGACGAGTTGTCGCAGGGCGCGCTCGGTGCCGTGGTCCTCGCGGACACGCGGCGCCTGGAGGACTGCTTCCCGGCCGTCGACTACTTCGAGCACCGGCACATACCGTTCGTGGTCGCCGTCAACTGCTTCGCCGGAGCCCGCGGCTACGGGGCCCACGACGTCTCGCGGGCCCTCGACCTCGACCGCGGCACCCCCGTGGTGCTGTGCGACGCGCGCGACCGGGATTCCGGCAAGGAGGTACTGATCCGGCTCGTCGAGTACGCGGGGCGCATGCACACCGCCCGGCTTCTGGACTCCGTCCGCTGA
- a CDS encoding acyl-CoA thioesterase II, protein MTNPAESLVALLDLEQIEVNIFRGRSPQESLQRVFGGQVAGQALVAAGRTTDGDRPVHSLHAYFLRPGRPGVPIVYQVERVRDGRSFTTRRVTAVQQGRTIFNLTASFHKPEEGPFEHQLPPAREIPDPESLPTVTEEIRKHLGALPEQLERMARRQPFDIRYVDRLRWHPEEIEGAEPRSAVWMRAVGPLGDDPLVHTCALTYASDMTLLDAVRIPVEPLWGPRSFDMASLDHAMWFHRPFRADEWFLYDQESPIITGGRGLARGRIYDLQGRLLVSVVQEGLFRAM, encoded by the coding sequence ATGACGAATCCGGCCGAGAGCCTGGTCGCCCTGCTCGACCTCGAGCAGATAGAGGTCAACATCTTCCGCGGCCGCAGCCCGCAGGAGTCCCTGCAGCGGGTCTTCGGCGGGCAGGTGGCCGGCCAGGCGCTGGTCGCCGCCGGCCGCACCACGGACGGCGACCGTCCGGTGCACTCGCTGCACGCGTACTTCCTGCGCCCGGGCCGGCCCGGGGTGCCGATCGTGTACCAGGTCGAGCGGGTCCGTGACGGCCGGTCGTTCACCACCCGCCGGGTCACGGCCGTGCAGCAGGGCCGCACGATCTTCAATCTGACCGCCTCCTTTCACAAGCCCGAGGAAGGACCGTTCGAGCACCAGCTGCCGCCGGCCCGGGAGATCCCGGACCCGGAGTCGCTGCCGACGGTGACCGAGGAGATCCGCAAGCATCTGGGCGCGCTGCCCGAGCAGTTGGAGCGGATGGCGCGCCGCCAGCCGTTCGACATCCGGTACGTCGACCGGCTGCGCTGGCACCCCGAGGAGATCGAGGGCGCCGAGCCGCGCAGCGCCGTGTGGATGCGCGCGGTCGGTCCGTTGGGCGACGACCCGCTGGTCCACACGTGCGCGCTGACCTACGCCAGTGACATGACCCTCCTGGACGCGGTGCGCATCCCGGTCGAACCGCTGTGGGGCCCGCGGAGCTTCGACATGGCCTCCCTGGACCACGCCATGTGGTTCCACCGGCCGTTCCGCGCCGACGAGTGGTTCCTGTACGACCAGGAGTCGCCGATCATCACCGGCGGCCGCGGCCTGGCCCGCGGGCGCATCTACGACCTACAGGGGCGTCTGCTGGTGTCGGTCGTCCAGGAAGGTCTGTTCAGGGCGATGTAG
- a CDS encoding DUF6397 family protein — protein MSANTFRAPGPISCTVSRAARELGLKRSEFDIAVRLGRIRTVPDEGGGGDRRVERAEIDRLRSQDGFPDALRERVRVVGTVEGAALMNIPAGRFTRLARLGMIVPVHHYLNRYRAVVWLYPAEELRAFTSAAEHAHLLKGRTPETLRGQLQAGVDLRARNWRGRHLGFLLRQADGPWARSGALAAFLAPGDIADVVKDPYERAHLNRFRPAPPGRAAPGSPSAHLAERIMTARDSDETEWLRGELARTVGEARALSPAPRPAVRPAPRRPLPAARPIAPMARTVTRPNDAGKRPGSSSASPTGGPGHHRQRPARGLRAWLRRGPRTALEPVRV, from the coding sequence ATGTCGGCGAACACCTTCCGCGCGCCCGGCCCCATCAGCTGCACCGTCAGCCGTGCCGCGCGCGAACTCGGTCTCAAGCGGAGCGAGTTCGACATCGCAGTGCGGCTCGGCCGCATCCGGACCGTGCCCGACGAGGGCGGTGGCGGGGACCGGCGGGTGGAGCGCGCGGAGATCGACCGCCTCCGCTCGCAGGACGGCTTCCCGGACGCCCTCCGCGAGCGCGTCCGCGTGGTGGGCACCGTGGAGGGCGCCGCGCTCATGAACATTCCGGCCGGCCGATTCACGCGGCTGGCGCGCCTGGGCATGATCGTGCCCGTGCACCACTACCTCAACCGCTACCGAGCCGTGGTGTGGCTCTATCCGGCCGAGGAACTGCGCGCGTTCACTTCGGCCGCGGAACACGCGCACCTGCTGAAAGGCCGCACGCCCGAGACGCTGCGCGGCCAGCTGCAGGCAGGAGTGGACCTTCGCGCCCGCAACTGGCGCGGCCGGCACCTCGGCTTCCTGCTGCGGCAGGCGGACGGTCCGTGGGCCCGGTCCGGAGCGCTGGCCGCCTTCCTCGCACCCGGCGACATCGCCGATGTCGTCAAGGATCCCTACGAGCGTGCCCACCTGAACCGGTTCCGGCCCGCCCCGCCCGGTCGGGCGGCTCCCGGCTCCCCTTCCGCGCACCTCGCCGAGCGCATCATGACCGCGCGGGACTCGGACGAGACCGAGTGGCTGCGGGGCGAGCTGGCCCGTACGGTCGGCGAGGCCCGCGCCTTGTCGCCCGCCCCGCGCCCCGCTGTTCGACCGGCCCCGCGGCGGCCGCTCCCCGCGGCACGGCCGATCGCGCCGATGGCGCGAACGGTCACCCGTCCGAACGACGCGGGGAAACGGCCGGGATCGTCCTCCGCATCGCCGACCGGTGGGCCCGGCCACCACCGGCAGCGGCCGGCCCGCGGGCTGCGCGCCTGGCTGCGGCGTGGCCCCCGGACGGCCCTGGAGCCGGTACGGGTGTGA
- a CDS encoding DUF5709 domain-containing protein: protein MDSADGWGDDVYQPDSSEIREDSGVLDVEDTLDFDGVADPLDRGWSPPERPWAVDHVGVTAAERQAGETLDQRLAEETPDPAVPDDDGIGDCNGSDGELLDNEVGNFRSGRLVAPDEGAHEDEEEALVATDVGIDGAAASAEEAAMHIVDEDSLSG from the coding sequence GTGGACAGCGCCGACGGATGGGGGGACGACGTCTACCAGCCCGATTCCTCGGAGATCCGGGAGGACTCGGGGGTGCTCGACGTCGAGGACACACTGGACTTCGACGGCGTCGCCGACCCGCTCGACCGCGGCTGGTCCCCTCCCGAGCGGCCCTGGGCGGTCGACCACGTCGGAGTGACGGCGGCCGAACGCCAGGCGGGGGAGACCCTCGACCAGCGGCTCGCGGAGGAGACGCCCGACCCGGCCGTCCCCGACGACGACGGCATCGGCGACTGCAACGGCAGCGACGGGGAACTCCTCGACAACGAGGTCGGGAACTTCCGCTCCGGCCGGCTCGTCGCCCCCGACGAGGGCGCGCACGAGGACGAGGAGGAAGCACTCGTCGCCACCGACGTCGGCATCGACGGCGCCGCGGCCTCCGCGGAGGAGGCCGCCATGCACATCGTCGACGAGGACTCCTTGTCCGGCTGA
- a CDS encoding PPOX class F420-dependent oxidoreductase, whose protein sequence is MAEKMTDEEWRAFVSEGTRTAKLSTVRADGAPHVAPIWFLLDGDELVFNTGRETVKGRNLTRDGRVALCVDDDRPPFHFVVLNGRARLSEDLDEVRLWATRIAARYMGEDRAEEYGARNGVPGELLVRVSIDKVVAVKDLAA, encoded by the coding sequence ATGGCAGAGAAGATGACCGACGAGGAGTGGCGGGCGTTCGTCTCGGAAGGCACCCGCACGGCCAAACTGTCCACCGTCCGCGCCGACGGGGCCCCGCATGTGGCACCGATCTGGTTCCTGCTGGACGGCGACGAGCTGGTCTTCAACACCGGCAGGGAGACCGTGAAGGGGCGGAATCTGACCCGTGACGGGCGGGTCGCGCTGTGCGTGGACGACGACCGGCCGCCGTTCCACTTCGTGGTGCTGAACGGTCGCGCCCGGCTGTCGGAGGACCTCGACGAGGTACGCCTGTGGGCCACCCGGATCGCCGCACGGTACATGGGCGAGGACCGCGCCGAGGAATACGGCGCCCGCAACGGCGTTCCGGGCGAGCTGCTGGTGCGGGTGAGCATCGACAAGGTGGTGGCCGTGAAGGACCTGGCGGCCTGA
- a CDS encoding roadblock/LC7 domain-containing protein, which yields MAQNQGLGWLLDDLTERVDHVRHALVLSNDGLVTGASMSLRREDAEHLAAVASGLHSLAKGSGRHFGAGRVRQTMIEYDDAVLFVTAAGTGSCLCVLSAAEADIGQIAYEMTLLVNRVGEHLGVDARQPDRTPNVDL from the coding sequence ATGGCGCAGAACCAGGGACTCGGGTGGCTCCTGGACGATCTGACCGAGCGGGTGGACCACGTACGCCACGCGCTCGTCCTGTCGAACGACGGACTGGTCACAGGGGCCAGTATGAGCCTGCGCCGCGAGGACGCGGAGCATCTGGCCGCCGTGGCGTCCGGACTGCACAGCCTGGCCAAGGGCTCGGGACGCCACTTCGGCGCGGGCCGGGTACGCCAGACCATGATCGAGTACGACGACGCAGTGCTGTTCGTGACCGCGGCCGGCACCGGAAGCTGTCTGTGCGTGCTCAGTGCGGCCGAGGCCGACATCGGCCAGATCGCCTACGAGATGACCCTGCTCGTCAATCGCGTCGGCGAACACCTCGGCGTCGACGCCCGGCAACCCGACCGGACCCCGAACGTGGACCTCTGA
- a CDS encoding type B 50S ribosomal protein L31 yields MQQDKHPDYHPVVFRDRAAGYAFLTRSTAQSEQTIEWDDGRSYPVIDVEISSESHPFYTGKARTVDTEGRVARFERRYGGAESGEAT; encoded by the coding sequence ATGCAGCAGGACAAGCATCCCGACTACCACCCGGTGGTCTTCCGCGACCGCGCTGCCGGATACGCCTTCCTGACCCGCTCCACCGCGCAGAGCGAACAGACCATCGAGTGGGACGACGGCCGCAGCTACCCGGTGATCGACGTGGAGATCTCCTCGGAGAGCCACCCCTTCTACACCGGCAAGGCCCGCACGGTGGACACCGAGGGCCGCGTCGCCCGCTTCGAGCGCCGCTACGGCGGGGCGGAGTCGGGCGAGGCCACCTGA
- a CDS encoding roadblock/LC7 domain-containing protein, translating into MIQDPNTRAGQRSGELDWLLDDLVMRVSEVRHAVVLSNDGLAVGASSDLRRDDAEHLAAVASGFNSLAKGAGRHFGAGGVRQTMVEMDDAFLFVAAAGDGSCLAVLTAVTADIGLVAYEMARLVKRVGEHLYAAPRIAARPPAAG; encoded by the coding sequence ATGATCCAGGACCCCAACACGAGGGCAGGCCAGAGATCCGGCGAGCTGGACTGGCTGCTCGACGACCTGGTGATGCGTGTGAGCGAGGTACGGCACGCCGTCGTACTGTCGAACGACGGCCTGGCCGTCGGCGCGTCGTCGGACCTCAGGCGTGACGACGCCGAACACCTCGCGGCCGTCGCCTCCGGCTTCAACAGCCTGGCCAAGGGGGCCGGGCGGCACTTCGGGGCGGGCGGCGTGCGCCAGACCATGGTCGAGATGGACGACGCGTTCCTCTTCGTCGCCGCGGCCGGCGACGGTTCCTGCCTCGCCGTCCTCACGGCCGTCACCGCCGACATCGGCCTGGTCGCCTACGAGATGGCCCGCCTGGTCAAGCGGGTCGGCGAGCACCTCTACGCGGCGCCGCGCATCGCGGCACGGCCGCCCGCCGCAGGCTGA